The window GGGCACCTACGCGGTCGTCGTGGGCGCGCGCGAAAACGCCGCCCTCGTCGGCACCCGCATCGCCGGACTCATCGTGCCGTACTCGCCCGAGCTGCGGCCTGCACCCGGCGGGCCCGCGCTGTTGAGCCGCATCGTGGAAACCGGCGGCGGCGCGTTTCTTTCGGATCCCGCGGACGTCTTCCGGCCGGGGCCGGGCAGCGGCTCGCGCGACGCATGGCCGCCGCTCGTCGCGGTCTCGCTGGCGCTTCTGGTGACGGAGGTAGCGGTGCGGCGGGTGCCGGCGCTGGCCGAACGGCTGGCCCTCGCGGCAGGGGCACTGACGCGGTGGCGCGGAGGCCCGCCCGGCGCGCGCGCCGCGCGCGCGGGCGACGACGCAGCCTACGACGCGGCGGACCGGTGGGCGGCGGAGGACGCGGCGCACGCCGAGGAGGACGCGCTGCGCGCCGCGTCCATGGAACACGCCGCGCGGCTCTACATCGCGCGTCTGCGCGGCGGCCGCCGTAGTTGAACTACCTTGACGCCGCGGCCGCGCACGTACGAGTGAGTCAACTGCCTTGCGCGTCTAATTAACGGCAGACCGCCAGCAGCGCTTCCGGACGCTCGAGCCGGTGGTCCGGCCGCTCGGCCAGCACCGCGTCCAAGTGTTGGGCGCCCCACAGCGCGGCCGCGGTACCGGCGCCGGCCCCGCGGCCGGCGGCCATGTCCTCGACGCTGTCCCCGACCATGAGCGCGTCCGCGGCGGCGACACCGAGCAGGCGGGCGCCGAGCGCCACGGGTTCCGGATCCGGCTTGTGGCGGCGCACGTCCTCGTCCACGACGACCGCGCGGCACCACCGGTCCAGGCCGAACGCGCGCACCGCGGCGCCGGCCGTGGCGCGCCGCTTCGACGTGACGATGCCGAGGAGATAGCCGCGCGCGCTCAGCGCGTCGAGCACGTCCGGCACGCCCGGGAACAGCCGCACGCGTTCGTCGTGCATCGCGAGGTAGCGGCGGAGATACTCCTGCGTCAGCTCGTCGGCGCGGTCGGGCGCGAGCGCGTGGAACTTGGCGCGAACCGGCCAGCTCCAGCTGCGCAGCGTCTCCTCGCGGTCGAGCGTCCGGCCGAGCAGCGTCCGGCAGGTCTCGACGAAGGACGTCACGATCAGGTCGGCGCTGTCGAGGAGCGTGCCGTCCAGGTCGAAGAGCACGGCCCGGTACGGCCGTGCCGGGCGACCTGCCTGCCGACCCGCGGCGGGCGACGATGAAATTGAAGCGCCCGGCAACGATGTCATTAGAATCACGGGGTCGCTCATCCGCGCCAGGCGTCCGCCGGGCGGCCTTCCCACATCGCGGTGTAGAGTGAGAGCAGCGGCTCGCCGGCCAGCGGACGCGGATTGTTCGGACGCGGGTAGCGGGCCAGGCACTCGTCCACGAGCTCGGGAAGACGCTCCCGCTCGAGGCCGAGGGTGCGCAGCGCTTCGGGCATCCCGACGTCGAGCCCGAGCGACTGCACGCGGCGCACCGCGCCGCCGTCCGCGGCGTCCGCTCCGCCACCGGCCGCCGTGTCATGGCCGCCCGCGGCCGCCCCGATCCGCCGCAGGCGATCCGCCGCGGCATCGCGGCTGTACGCCATCGCGTACGGCAGGGCGAGCGCGCACGAAAAGCCGTGCGGGAGATGCAGCCGGTTGGCGATTGTGTAGGCGATCGAGTGCCCGAGAATCATGCCGGCGTTGAGCGTGAGCCCGCCGAGGTAGGCCGCGAGCGTCATCTGCGCCCGCGCCTGCGTGTCGCCGCCGTCGGCGTAGGCGCGCGGCAGCGCCTCGAAGATCAGCCCGATGCCCCGCGACCCGGTGATGTCGGTGAGCGGCGTCGCGCCGGACGACAGCATGCCTTCGACGCAGTGGCTGAGCGCGTCGAGGCCGGTGTGCGCCGTGACCGTCTTCGGCAGCGAGTGCGTGAGGAGCGGATCGAGCAGCACGCCGGCGGCCAACAGATGCGGATGGCTGTTCGCGAATGCCTTGCGGCTGTCGTGGGTGATCACCGCGTTCTGGCTGGCCTCGGCCCCGGTGCCCGCGGTCGTCGGCACGAGGATCGTCGGCACCGACGGCGCGGCGAATCGCCGGCCGATCTCGTGCGTATACTCGAGCACCCCGCCGGGATTTCGCACGAGCGCCGCGGCCAGTTTGGCGACGTCCATCACGCTGCCGCCGCCGACGGCACAGACGAGGACGGGAGAGACCCGGCGGGCCAGCGCCGCGGCCCGATCGGCGACCTCGGCGCTCGGCTCGCCGGGGATGTCGGCGAAGCGCTCGAGCGCAAAGCCGGCGGCGGTCAGGCCGTCGGCGACCGCCCGCGCCAGCCCGAGCCGGTCGACCACGGCGTCCGTGACCAGGAGTGCCGTGCCGGGCGCGATGCCGAGCTCCGCCACGCACTCGCCGATGCGTTCCGAAGCGCCGTCGCCGTACCAGACTCGGCTCGGACCGCGGAAGGGACGGGGAACGATGGGCTGCATCGACCGGGCGGACACGGAGGGCCTCCTCGGCAAAGAAAAATCGTGCCGTGACCGGCACGTCGCGGCGCACCGCGTCTCACCGCGGTCGCGTTGACCCGTCGTCGGCACGGATGATACCATCGGGTCGGCGCAGGGTAAAGGAGGCGTAGCGGGTGGCGCAGGCCGAGATTGGGATTTTCGGGGGGTCCGGCTTCTATTCGCTCCTCGACGACGCGCGGGAACTGAAGATCGAAACGCCGTACGGCGAGCCGGCCGACGTGGTGACGGTCGGAGAGCTGGCCGGCCGTTCCGTGGCTTTCCTGCCGCGCCACGGCCGCACGCACCGCCTTCCGCCGCACCGCATCAATTACCGCGCGAACGTCTGGGCGATGAAGTCGCTGGGGGTCCAGTGGCTGATCGGGCCCTGCGCGGCCGGGAGTCTTCAGGCAGCCGTGCGTCCCGGCGACTTCGTGGTATGCGATCAATTCGTCGACCGGACGTGGGGCCGGCCGGACACGTTTTACGACGGACCGGTCACGACGCACGTGTCGGCGGCGGATCCCTACTGCCCGACGCTGCGGCGGCTCGCGGTTGAGGCCGCGCACGCGGTCGGGATCCCGGTCCGGGATCGGGGGACGGTGGTGGTGATCCAGGGGCCGAGGTTCAGCACGCGCTCGGAGAGCCGGTGGTTCCGGGACCAGGGCTGGGAAGTCATCAACATGACCAATTACCCCGAGTGCATCCTTGCCCGAGAGCTCGAGCTCTGCTACGTGAACATCTCGCTGATCACGGACTACGACGTCGGCGTCGAAGGCGACGCGTCGGTCGATCCGGTGAGTCACGAGGCGGTGCTGCGGGTGTTTCAGGAAAACAACGAGCGGCTGCGCCACCTGCTGGTCGCCTTGATCGGGCGCGTGCCGCGGGCCCGGGACTGCTCCTGCGCGCGCGCGCTCTCAACCGCGCGCATCGAGTAGGGAGGCGCGGGGTGGCGGTGCTCGTGCGGGACCAAACTGGGCGCGTCAGCGGGATCGTGGTCTTTACGCTCGGGGTTCTGCTGCTGCTGGTGGTCTTCTACCTCGCCTACCTGGAGCTCGTCGCGTCGGGGGCGCTGGCCGGCACCGCGGGCGGCCGGTCGGCGGGGGACATAGCGTTGTTTGTGGCCGCGAAGGGCCTCTTCTTGTTTGTGTTGGGGTTTGTCGCATCGGCGATCGCCAACAAAGGGATCGCGCTCTACCAGGCCGCGGGGGGCCAGGACGCCGGCTAGGACGGCGCCGACTCGGACGGCAACGCCGCCGGGAGGCCGCGACGCCGCCGGAGGCCCTTGGACGATCAGATCGGGGTGGAGGCGAATCATGGAGCTTGAAGTGGCAGTGCGCACCAACGGCAACGTGACCGTCGTCGACGTGTCGGGCGAGGTGGATCTCTACACCGCGCCGCGCCTCGAGGAGGCCCTCGCCAAGGCGTCGGGGCGCACGCCGCCGTTGATCGTCGTCAACCTCGGCAAGACCACGTACCTCGACAGCACCGCGCTGCGCGTGCTGACGGCCGTCTTCAAGCGCGTGCGCGAGCGGCAGGGGGAGATGGCGATCGCCGAGGTGCAGCCGAAGATCGCCAAACTCTTCACCCTGACGGGACTCGATCAGGTGCTGCCGCTCTGCCCGACCGAGCGCGAGGCGCTCGACAAGGTCCATCACCCGCCGGCCGGCACGTAGCAGCGTCCGCCGGACCGTCCGCCGGGCGACTCGACAATGAGGCGACGGACCAGGATCCGCGGTAAGATCGCCGCGGTGATCCTGATCTGCATGATTCCGGTCCTCGTTCTCGCGGTTGTGCTCTACGCCGAGCGCAACGCGGACCGCCGCAGCACCGTCGTGCGGACCCAGGAAGATCTTGCCCGCGCGCTCGCGGAAGACGTGAACACGTTTTTCGCGACGGCGGTGCACACCGAGCGCGTGGCCGGCGCGGCGGTGACCGCGCAGCCCTATCCGGTGAGCGGGATCGCGCAGCTCTTTGCCGCGATCCGCCGCGGCGAGCCGGGTTTTCTCCGTCTCACGCTCGCCGATCCCGAGGGCCGGGTGGAGGCGGGCGATCCCCCGTCGCCGCCGAGGGCGCGCCTCAGCGGTCAGGCATTTGACCTGGTCCGAGGCGGCGCCCCATGGGCCGTCGGGCCGCCGCGCCTCTCGGCGGGCCGCCCGGTGGTGGAAGTCGCCGCGGCGATCACGAACGGCGGCGTCGCTGCCGCGATCGTGGACGGGGTCGTCGACCTGACGCTGCTCCCGGCGTCCGCGCCGACGGCGGCCACGCCCGAGGCGGACGCGGTCGTGCTCGACGGCGCCGGCTCCATCATGTTCGACCTGCGCGCCGGCGCGCGTCCGGCGGAGCCGCTGCGCGCGGTTCCCGCCGTAGCGGCCGCCCTGCAAGGGCGCATCGGCTAC of the bacterium genome contains:
- a CDS encoding iron-containing alcohol dehydrogenase; this encodes MSARSMQPIVPRPFRGPSRVWYGDGASERIGECVAELGIAPGTALLVTDAVVDRLGLARAVADGLTAAGFALERFADIPGEPSAEVADRAAALARRVSPVLVCAVGGGSVMDVAKLAAALVRNPGGVLEYTHEIGRRFAAPSVPTILVPTTAGTGAEASQNAVITHDSRKAFANSHPHLLAAGVLLDPLLTHSLPKTVTAHTGLDALSHCVEGMLSSGATPLTDITGSRGIGLIFEALPRAYADGGDTQARAQMTLAAYLGGLTLNAGMILGHSIAYTIANRLHLPHGFSCALALPYAMAYSRDAAADRLRRIGAAAGGHDTAAGGGADAADGGAVRRVQSLGLDVGMPEALRTLGLERERLPELVDECLARYPRPNNPRPLAGEPLLSLYTAMWEGRPADAWRG
- a CDS encoding STAS domain-containing protein — its product is MELEVAVRTNGNVTVVDVSGEVDLYTAPRLEEALAKASGRTPPLIVVNLGKTTYLDSTALRVLTAVFKRVRERQGEMAIAEVQPKIAKLFTLTGLDQVLPLCPTEREALDKVHHPPAGT
- a CDS encoding S-methyl-5'-thioadenosine phosphorylase; translation: MAQAEIGIFGGSGFYSLLDDARELKIETPYGEPADVVTVGELAGRSVAFLPRHGRTHRLPPHRINYRANVWAMKSLGVQWLIGPCAAGSLQAAVRPGDFVVCDQFVDRTWGRPDTFYDGPVTTHVSAADPYCPTLRRLAVEAAHAVGIPVRDRGTVVVIQGPRFSTRSESRWFRDQGWEVINMTNYPECILARELELCYVNISLITDYDVGVEGDASVDPVSHEAVLRVFQENNERLRHLLVALIGRVPRARDCSCARALSTARIE
- a CDS encoding HAD-IA family hydrolase, producing the protein MLFDLDGTLLDSADLIVTSFVETCRTLLGRTLDREETLRSWSWPVRAKFHALAPDRADELTQEYLRRYLAMHDERVRLFPGVPDVLDALSARGYLLGIVTSKRRATAGAAVRAFGLDRWCRAVVVDEDVRRHKPDPEPVALGARLLGVAAADALMVGDSVEDMAAGRGAGAGTAAALWGAQHLDAVLAERPDHRLERPEALLAVCR